CGCTGTCAATTCCGGGTTCATTGGAATAATCGTCCTGCCCGCGACCTGTTTGAATGACCAGCCAAGCTAGGGCTACCAAAAGCAAAACAATCGTCAGGACAACAATGGGGATGAGGCGCTTCAGTGGAAATATTCCTGATTGATCTATTCGTTTAATGTTTGCGGTAAGCCTTGCCGCGTGTCAACAGTCACGCAATATACAGCGTGATACTGGCCATCTTCAAGAATTATGAAAGTGATTTTAAAAGCAAGCCATGTTACGGTAATCATGAAGAACATTTATGTTCCATTTCAATGGAGTTTTTAGGCATGACAAAACACGGTTTAATCCTTTTCACATCAGCTATAGTGGCGCTCACGACTTTCGGCTCCCCTGTATTTTCGCAATCCACCAACGATATGACCGCTGAGGAAATGACAGAACGGTTTAGTGCCCAAAAAACCCGTGGCCTTGTTGTTGCGGTTCCCGCCAACGAAAATGCGACCGAAACCGATGCAGCGGCACAAGAGACTGTTGCGGCCACCGTCGCTCCAACAGCGGAACTGAACACGGATATTGTCCCCAAGGACGAACAAGTAAATCTGAATGTTTCCTTTGATTTTGACTCAGCGGCCTTGCGCAGCGATCAACTCCCAAAGCTGGTTGAATTATGCTCAGCTCTCAAAGCGGCCGATGTTCAACAAATTCGTATTCTTGGGCACACGGATGCCTCCGGTTCTGCGGAGTATAACGAACGCCTTTCAAAATTGCGGGCCGAAGAAGTTAAACGTTTCCTTGTCACCGACTGCGGGTTCCCTGAGGATCGTATGGAAGCGCTTGGCGTTGGCGAACGCAATCTGTTTGATCCCGCAGACCCCAATGCCGATAAAAACCGTCGGGTCGAGTTTCAGGCACTTGGCTAAATTCGGTGCAAGCCGTTCCTCCACACCCCCTAAAGAATCGCGCAAGGATATTCTGTGAATTCAAATAGCAATCGCGGTATTTTTCAGATCGGCGATGTGCTGAACAATACTTACAGAATTGAAAAAGTCCTTGGTCGCGGTGGTACATCCGAAGTGTACCTCGCCACCAGTGTAATTTCTGGTCGCGTCATGGCACTCAAAGCGCTGCGACCAGAGTACTCGTTGGATGAGGATTTTCGCGCGCTGATGACTCGCGAAGAGGACATGCGCGAAATCCGTCATGATGCAATTGTGCGGTATTATGACAACCAACAGACCGACAGCGGGCTGATCTATTTGGTGATGGATTATGTCGAAGGGCCGGGACTTGATAGAAAAATCAAGGACGGTGGGATGCCCGCCGACGAGCTGCTCATTTTGTGCAAACGCGTCACCGAAGGGTTGGTCGCGGCCCACAAGAAAAACATCGTTCATCGTGACCTTTCACCAGATAATATAATTCTGCGCGACGGCAATCCGCATGATGCCGTGATCATTGATTTTGGCATTGCAAAGGATACCAATCCTGGTGCCGAGACGGTTGTTGGCAATGAATTCGCAGGCAAGTACGCCTATGCCGCACCCGAACAACTTAGCGGTCAAACGGATGCCCGTGCGGACATCTATTCCCTCGGCGCGCTTTTGCTGGCGACCTACCGAGGTAAAGCGCCCGATATTGGCAACAACCCGATGGAGGTCATCAAGCGAAAGTCAGAGGTCCTTGATACATCTGGCGTTCCAGAACCCCTAAAATCGCTCCTTGATGCCATGACGCGCCCCGACCGCGAGTTTCGTTTGCAATCAGCACAAGCAGTCCTTGATCGACTTCAGAACCCACAGGATAGCACCTCGGAAATTCCGACGGATTTGGAGGACATGGACCGCACAGTCATCGCCCCACTTTCCAAGGCCAAGCCCAAAACCACACCCTCCGCCTCCCCTAAAACAACTGAGAACAAGAGCACGCGCCAAGATCCACAACCTCCTAAAAAATCGCGCAGCCTCCTTATCCCTACTCTAGCGGTCCTGCTGGTTTTGGCAGGCGGCGCCGGCGGATATTTTTCTGGGTTGTTCGGCGGACTTGTCACGACGAGCTACCCTGTTGCCGATCCCTTTACCTTCGTGGCCAGTCGTTCGGAAAACGGAACTGCACAGGCGGTTGGCAACGTTCCTTCCGAAGACATACAGCTGGAACTGACCCAATTAATAACCAAGTTGGGCGGCTCAGCAGAGTTGACTTTGGCCAGTGGAGAGATTGCCGAAACTTGGGGGAAAGATGTCCTGCAGTTGGTCAATAATGTTAGTGGCCTGCCCGAATGGCGCGTCCTCCTGAATGCCAATCAAGTGCGCATCACGGGCCTCACCAATGACGCGTCTGAACAGCAACGCCTAAATGATTTATTCGCCGGAAACGGTATTCCCGCCGGTTTAACCGGTACCGCGAATATTGAACTGGGACCCCGAATCCTACCGGTTGCCGCGCTCCTACCAGCACTCAACGGCTATGCCGATTGCGGCGAGTTACAAGTCATCAACCCGCCCGCGATTGGCTATTCCAATGCCGACGTGATCAGTGTCACGGGCCGTGTTGCGAGCGATACCACGCAGGGAAATTTGGCGGAAACTTTGGCCGCGATTATTGGCGAGCGATCCCTCGATCTAGACTTCGAGGTGCTAAATCCCACTCTTTGTTCGATAAGCGGCGCCCTGCCTATGGTCCCGACGGGCGGCGTTGGCGTCACCTTTGGATTGGGGCCAGACAACACACCAAACCCAACGGGCACATTCTTTGTTGGGGACAATCCCATCATCGACATCACCTTGCCCGCCGACCTCACGGATGGGTATTTATTCGTATCTGCCTTGGATGTTTCGGGTAGTGTTTTTCACCTTTTGCCTAACGTATTGATCAAAGATAACAGCATCGCCTCCTTGCGCGATGGACGCAGCGGACCAATCGACATTCGGGTTGCTTACAGTCTTGATGACGCGGCAGATGGCAGTAAATTGGCGTTCAATGTCGATGCCACATCGCTGGGGAAAACCCAAATTATCGCGATCTACTCTGACACACAAATATTCGATGGCATACGCCCAACAACGGAATCCGCTGGCGGTTATGCGGCGGCTCTCAAGGCACGTTCGGGCACAATTCGCTCGCTTGATAGCCGGATACTCACCACGGCAGAAAGGCCATAAATCAGGTCAGCCTGCGCGCAAAACGCGTAGGCCACCCACCCGCTAAGCGACATCCACAACGATGATGGAAATGTTGTCCGCGCCACCGCCCTCCAAGGCGATATTCAGAAGTTTCTCGGAAACAGTTTCAATCGGCGCTCCCGTGATCGCTTGCTGCAATTTTTCAAACCCTGCGTATTTATTCAAGCCATCGGAACACAGTAAAAACCGGTCACCAGGCTCCAAGGTTCCGCGTATTTTATCAAGCTCAAGGTCATCGCCGACCCCTACAGCCCGCGTAATCGCGTTTGATTGTGGGTGGTGCTCGGCTTCGTCCCACGTCAACTGCCCCGCGTGGACCAGTTCAGCTACCAGCGAATGGTCCGAGGTTAACAGCTCAATTTTGCCGTCGCGCAACCGATAAAGGCGACAGTCCCCCGCCCAAAAGCAAACAAGGTGCTGCCCCGAAATCATCAGCGCAACCACGGCCGCACCGATGGTACCGCCGCCGCGCGATTCAATTTCGTCCAATATGATTTGATGCGCGTCAAAAATAGCCTTACGCAACGCTACCATTCGATCGGCAGGCTCAAGATCAAGTGGTAGCATCGCAACGGCATCGACAATCGTTTGCGACGCAAAATCGCCTCCCGAATACCCTCCCATACCATCGGCCACGACCCAGATATTTTGGTCCCCTAATGCAAGGATACTGTCTTCGTTGATTTTGCGAACTTTCCCAACATGGGTCACTGCGTTATGGCGTATCGCCCTCATGTCTGTGCCCCTATCCGTTGGTCATTTGTGTTCCAAATTGCGGCCTCTAAATTAAAAAGCCCTTCCATTTCACACTCATCCGGCAAACCAGAACACCGGATAGTCCGCGTGTCCTCGTCAAGACGCGCGCTCCAAACGCTGGTAGGCGATATGTCACGGGATTTTGGTGAAGCCTGAGGACCTTCCCCAACGAGCGGAATGGCACTCAAACGCGTGCTTAACGCCTCGGTGGTCATGCTGTCTTCGAGCGCATCTAGGGCGACAAGTTCCAATTCCTCAAAGGTCGCCGTTGCGGACAAATGTGCCTCAGAAACCTCAGTTAACAAGGCGATTGGCGTGACCAACGTAAGAGGAAACGCCCGCCCAACCCGATCCACTGACGGCATTAGAACGCCCATCGCTGCATTTTGCCCCGCAAGTGCAGGGCTTAACGTAAACCGCCAAATCGGTGCGGACATATAGCAGGCCTGCCAATCTTCCCCGAGTGAATTGCGCACATTACTCAGGCCCATCTGAAGCCATTGGTCCCACGGTCGCACAAAGTCCGACGAAACATTAATTCGGAAGAAATCTCCCAAACTGGGAATTTTCCCAAAGGCACCAAACCCAGCCACGATCAAAAAGATTTCGGGCAGCTGAATTTGGTCAGCGCCGGTAAAGCAAAGGGATTGAGGGCCGTGCTGGTCTGCATCTGAAAGATCGCAATGCGCCCGCCAATATTAAAAATGACCCGTTTTCTATCGGGAACATTCGTGTTGCGAACCTCGGCTGAGTCTAACATGCGAAACCACGCCCACGGTCCCGTTTGTGTGATCGCACTTTCCGAATTTCTTTTCTCCGGAGTGAACGATATGCGTGCACCACCAACGGGTCCGGGCCAACGTACAGCGGCCGGTCGAGGGATTTTATCTTTATGCTGAAAAGTCACGGGCTGCCCGTCAATCTCCAACAGAATTCCGCGCGCTTTTGGATCAAGTGCTTCGGGCGTCATTTGAAAGCCGACGTTGATCACAGGCGACCCCGCAAAGAAGGCGTCCCGAATTTGCGCCGCATTCTCGAACTGCTGCAACACGGCCTGAGAGATCCCCAAATCGGTATTGTTGACCTGTTTAAAGCTCCAAGGGCTTGTCTGAACATCCACAAATTTTGCGAGGTTGTCTTTGAAAAACTTGTCCATCTCCCCGTCGGGACGGAACAATGTCGCAAAGTCTGGAATCGCAGCCTCAGCCCGAGCGCGGTGTGTAAACGGATACGTGTTGTTAGCGACGCGTTCGCAGATTGGCAGAACCGTTTGCTGCCACTGGGCGTTTATCCCAGCGCGCGTTCCCTCCGTGGCAATCCCTGACGAACCAACAACAATTTGCGAAGACCACCGCTTCATAGGTCCGTTTGAAACCCGACCGACGGCTGCCTGAAACCGCTGGAGTGCAACACTTGAATCTTGTGGATTACCGATGCCACCCGCGAAATTAAGATTGCTAAGATCCTGATACACATCCTTGAGGATATCGATCAATTCATCCAACTGTGACCCTTGCCCTTCGGGTTTGTTTGTCAATTGGTGCAGCCACGCAAAGTGATCCTCGACAAACTGGCCCGGAGGTTGTGGTTTACCGCCTGTTTCAGTTTGCGCTGAGGTCATGGCCTCTAGGAAAATCCGCCCATTCGTGGAAAGCCCGCGTCGCGCCAGACGCGTTCCGATGGTTTGCGCCCCATCCGCAACCGCCGCTGTACCATTCCCTTCATCGCTCTCGGCGGTTAGGTTTGTTTCGTAAGATACCGCTTCCAAAACATTTCCAATGGGCGAGGTTGGCCCAGAAAGCACGTTGGTGACTTCGACAGCATTCGCCAAGTCACTCATGGGAATAATATCGAGATCGCCGAGCAACGTGTCGTATTGCAAGACGAAATCACCATAATAGAGGTCCAAAACATCTCGACTCATTGCCATAAGTGCGGCTTGGCTTTGTTCCTGTTGCGCGCTTTCGCCGAGGACCCAGCTTTCGCGCTGAATGCGGGTTGCGATACCTAGAGCTTCCTCCAGAAAAACTTCGTTGAAGCCGGCGTAGGTGTAAATGCCGGGAATCCCGTCGTTAAGTTGCTTGCCCGATGAGCGACTAAAGGCGCGCGTAATAGCAGGGCCACCGATATCCGTGAGCCGCCAAGCAGGAAGCTCTGTCGCTGCGGCGGAATTGATAATCCCGTTATACACCCGCTGCGATTGTGGCATTTGCGTCAACACACGTTGCACCGCCTCGACCAAATCATTATTCAGCGCGATGGGGTCAAGGGGCGCAGATAACAGAACGTCCAAATGCCCAAGCAAGTCTTCTCGCATGGGTTCGCCACGAGTATCGGGAAACGCCTGTTCCCAATCGGATTGCATCCAGTTGATGATTAAATCGCGATTGAGCGGACCAACCTGCCCCAAAATGAGGTAAACTTTCAAAGCGTCATAGAGCAAATCAGGATTGTTGATGTTTGTTTGCAGTTGGTTTTCAAGTCGCAAGAAAAGCCGTGGCAGCAAAAATTGGTTCAACGACGCCCGATAGCTTTGACGCTCTTGGTTGTTCATGATTTTGCCTTGAAACAGGCCCCATCCCCTGCCTTCGGACGATAGATCAGCGTCCATTTGTGGATTGTCAGGAAGATCGCGCAGAATGTTGAGCGCGGGGATAATAGACGCCAGATCGGTGTCACCGACAGGGTTTGGCGGAATTTGAGCAATGGCCGACCGATAGGCATCGAGGTCTGTTTGGGTGGCCTTGGCAACGGCTGTATTGCCCTGAAAACTCTGTGCCCAAACGACGCCCATAAAGATCGCGGCGGAAATAGCGGCGGCAAAAGCGGCGCGTTTGGTCCATCGATACCGACGTTCTACCTTGTCGTCCGCCGAAACAAGACCAGCTTCTTGAAAGATCACCTGATCAAAGAGGCGCGTCAGGAAATAGGATCGCCCCGTTCCGCGCCCCGAGCCAATCGCTTGGCGACCAATGCCAAAGGTGCGGGCCATGCCCATCATCAAACGGTCAATCGGCGTGCCTTCTTGGGTGCCCGACGTGAAGTAAATTCCCCGAAGCATTTGGCGATCTTCGAATTTATTCTCTTGAAAGAGCTCCGCTAAAAACGTCTGCGCGACCCCTTGAACTGAGGCCACTTGCGCAGGGAAACTCGCGATCATACTACGGCGCTGAATGTCGGTCTCGTTCTGCATCCGCTCCAAGGATTGCGCATTCAAGCGTTGCAACAACAGCGAAAATTCCTCATCAAACGTAGCAATCGGCGACACTTTGGCCTTTTTGGTGATCAACGGCAGCGTGAAGCCCCAGACCTGCTCGCGCTCCACTTTGCCCAAAGGTTCGTAAAACTCGGAGAAACCCGCGATCAAATCGGCTTTGGTAAACAGCACGTAAACAGGAAAGTGCACCCCAAGTTTTTCGCGCAACTCTTGTAACCGACGGCGCAATGCGACCGCGTGGCCTTTTTGGGTTAGCTCATCTTGCATCGAAAGATCAGACAGGCTGATGGCAATAATGGCCCCGTTAATCGGCTGTCTTTTGCGATGTTTTTTAAGTAGCCCCAGAAATCCAAGCCACGCCGCGTTATCGGCTTCGGCATCGCTTTCTTGGGTGGTATAGCGTCCCGCCGTATCGACCAAAACGGCATTGTCCGTAAACCACCAGTCGCAATTTCGCGTGCCACCAACACCGCCAACAGCGGTTTTTCCAATTTCATCCGCGAGAGGAAACTGCAGACCAGAATTGACAATCGCGGTGGTTTTCCCCGCACCGGGTGGGCCAATAATGACGTACCAAGGCAGCTGGTACAAGTGTTTGCGCCCGTGTTTGGATTTGCGCAGACCGAGCATCGCGGCCTTCAGCTTGGCGCCCATTTCACCAAGTTCTTCGGTCACGGCCTCATCTGGCGCACCCGTCTCATCGGCCATGCTTGCAAAGTCATCGGCAAGGTCTGTGTCACGTTTGCTGTGGACCAACAAAATCGTGAGAATAATCAGAAGCGCAACGATCCAGAGAAGGGCCAACCCAATAAGGCGCCCCATAACACTGTCAAATGGATGCCAATCGCCAAACCCTAGAAAGCCCCCGAGGAACCAAAGGCAAACCGACAAAATGAGCGAGAGGATGACGGTAATGCCAACCCCCGATCCTAAGGCTTTAAGCACTTTCTTCATTCCGTCAGTTCCTCGCGCAGCAGTATAATTTCGATGCGCCGATTTTCAGCGCGGCCTTCCGACGTATCATTACTCGCAATCGGATCCGTATCAGAGCGCCCTTCGGCGACCAAACGGCTGGCGTCATCCAATTCAGGTGAAATGCTTTTGCGAACCATCTCCGCACGGGCCAACGACAAAGCCATGTTGTTTTTAAACCGCGCCGACCGAATGGGCGAACTGTCAGAATGTCCGGCGATAATCACCTGTCCTCTGGTGTCATTGAGCGCGTTGGCAACCCGGGAGAGCGGCACCAAGAAGGCAGGAGTGAGCGAATCCGATGCGGATTTGAACATGTCCTTGCCCTTAATCCGCACTGTAATAGTGTTGGCGTCCTGAAAAACAGAAACCAATCCCTCGTCGATTTCAGCCTTCAAAATCTCCGACACACGGTCTTTCTGCGCGATAACTTCTACAGAAGGTTCAACCACAACAGGCGGCGCGCGCCGTTCCAATTCGGCAATACCCGTGGGATCAATCACCGTGAATTGCGCCAATATTTTGTCCGTAGAGTTCGACAATAGGTTTGAAAGCACCAGAAACACGATCGTCATAACGGCGGCCAGTGCGCCCACCGATATCCAGAAAGGCTTCCACGCTGACAACTGGCGCAACGGTTTATTCAACCCCATCCAATGAGGCGACAGATCATGCTCGATGTCACCCTTTTGCGTGCGAATAATCCGCGCGAGCCCCGTGCGGATGTTCATATGTTTATCAACGCCGCCGGCTTCGACTCTCAAACGGCCCTCGAACCCCAGCGATAAACACACATATAGGAATTCCAACAGGTCGATATTTTGCGCGGGGTCTTTTTCAAGACGTGCAAGAAGATCATAAAAACGGTCGCCGCCGACAGTTTCACGATGGAAAGTCGCGACCAAAGATTGCTGGCCCCACGTAGAAGCGCCACCCCACGGCGTGTTGAGGACAACATCGTCCAATGTGGCACAAATGGCGTAGCGCGCAACTTTGATCGTTTGCGGATCGATCTTGGCTTGCATGGCGCGGTTTTCAAAAGCCCGCACTTCCGCAATCACCGAACGGCGCATGGTTTCTGGATCGGCATGCTGGGCGCGGTTGCGAATACGGCTTACGAGGGAAAACAACGTTGAAGCTGCGGCATGGATCGGATTGAGGCCCGTAAAATCCTCGACTGCGGATTGATCTTGCTGAGGTGGCGGCGTGCTTGGGGCGGGCGCCGCTGGCGCGGGAGCGGGCGCGTTAAACCCTGCGGGGTCATTGTAATCCACAGGACTAGGAGCCGCCGGAGCCGGAGCAGGCGTCGTGCCAAAAGGAGCAGACGCAGGCCTGCGCCCCCCCGGATTGGGGCGGATCACTGTGCGTTCGTTGTCGTTTGGTTCCGCAAATGGGTCGTCATCTGACATCGTTATCTCACAATTCTTCTAGCTCTTACGGATCGCCCAGAGCTCCATTTTAAGCCCCGGATACTCTCCAGACACATGCACGGCGATGCCGCCCGAAGTGGTCATTTTCCCCCAATAGGGGTTGGTGCCATCGAGTTCATAGTACACACAATTCGCGTTGAATGGGATTTGGCGCGGAGCCACGGGAAGGGGCCGCATCGGAATGCCAGGCAAAGCCGAGTTGACCAACTGGCGAATTTCCTCAACAGGGCCAATCTTGGATTGCCCTACGAAATGCCGCCGCAAGTTTTCGGCAGGAATATCCGCGCTCACGGCAAGGACAAATCCAGCCGTGCTCAATAGTTTACGATCCGCAATCACACCAACGGAAATTCCGTATTTACGTGGATCAAGCGGGATGGAAACCGCTGTTTGCTCCAACACAGCAGAGAGGTACTGGCGCAAAAGTCGGATTACGGGCGCGAATGTCGCCGAGAGATCGTGGTGCTGGTACGCCGGAAATTGCGGCGGGTGTTTTTCCGGTGCCATGAACGTCGAAAGCTCGCCTGCCAGCGAAACACAGTCCCGATAAAATTGAATGGGGTGTACATTTTCAATCATCTGGAGATGGCGTATCACGGGCAAGACGCGATTGATTGTCTGAAGCAAGAGGAAATCCTGAATTTCCGCCGCCCCTTTTGCACTGCCACTTTGGCTCATGCGGCCTGACAAAACGGTCATCCGATGGTTCAACAAACCCTCAAGCTCTTGCATAAACCCGTCGAGGGTTTGGGCCGCGCGCAGGTCAAGACAAGACGGAATAAACGCGCCATCCAAAATCACTTCTTGGTCTGGGCGCACCTCAACAATCCGCGCGATCGGAATGACCAAACGGTCGGCCAGATCATCAACCTCAAGCGCGAATTGCAGACGTAATTTCCCAACGGTCAGCGTCGCCGCCTTTTTGCCAGAGCCCGTAGTATCGGTAACTTCAACCTCAGAGGAGCGAAACCGTGTCGCCGACAATTCGGTCCCACTGGTATCGGCTTCGGCTGCGCCCTGACGGCGTTGCGGAACGCTTAAATAGACGACACAATCTTTGATGCCCGCGGGAACATCGAGCGCTGGCGGGTGATCTTCAACATTTGGCACGCGAAACACGGTGCCGTCCTGTGTCAAACCCGAGCAGGATTTAATCGCGAATTGACCAACCTTTAGAACGTCTTGATCAATCTCGAGATCAGTAACGCCCCATGCATAGGGTGCAATACGCCGCGCCAAACCGGCAACGAGCGCTTCGGTGTATCGGTCTGCCTGTTGGAAATGGTGAGGCTGTAAAAACAGCCCCTCGGTCCACAATACTTTGCTATCCCACGACATATAGTTGCTTCAACTCCCAGCTAGGCTGTGCATCACTTCAACCTATCAAGCTGGTCTTGATAGGCCTTTGCGAATTCATTGCTAAATAGATCTTGGAAATCATTTTCCGCCTGATCCACAATCTCTTGGTATTTATGTTCAAAACCGTCCCAATAGCTGGCCTTTTTGTTCGTCAAAGGGGAGCGAAAACCACGATCAGACTCGATCAATTTCACCAGAGCTTTTGGCTCCATTTTTGCCAAAACCCCCTTCAAGGCGGCTTCCATTCCCGTCATCATTGCGACTTCATGCGCTTTGATATCGGTCAGAGCTTGTTCTGACGCAGCGACCGCATCCATGTATCCTTTGGTCGTTGGTTTCACCATACTCTCAATGGCTTGCTCGGGACTAACGGAAAATTTCAACGGGTTGTTCCCGCCATGACTGATCATGGTTTGATTAATCCGAAATTCCGATTTGATCGTTGCGCGGGTCATGAGAATTTCGCGCACGCCGAGGATCATCGTGCGCATGACTTTCCCAAGACGGTCCATCGTTTCCTCAAGAGCATCGTCCGAACAGGATAAAGCCCCCTCGCCCAGCGCGTTCAAAAAGGCACGCGCGGCGCGATCATCCCCTGTGGTGGCAACCGGTGTCGCAACAGTTTGCGCCGTTAATGTCACTTCAACGCGGGGCGGCGGAGCGACAGGTGCAACATCCAACGGCTCTTCTGGAATTTCAACGATGGGCGTGGGAACAGGGGGGACTGCAAAGGGGTCTAAAGGCGAAGCATCCTGTGTGTCTGAACCACCAATCGGGCCCAAATCGCCCAAATCCCAGTCGTCAGGAATTGCGCTTGACGCTGGGGCGGAAGCTGAGAAGGAGTCCTCCAAAGAGGAAGAATGTTCCGAAATGCTCGCACCCTGATCGCGGTTTTCCTCTTGCCGAGGCATCATTAGATCATCGTCGTCATCGCCCATCGGCGGCATGAGTCCGTCATCGCCTATCTGGTCGCGTATCACGCTTTGGTGGCCCTGAATCGGCGTACTCGGACCAAGGAGGTCATCCAAAAAATCATCGCCCGATGAATCGTCTAGGACATCCATAATCTGGGCTGCGCCCGTTGTCAGTGGGGCGGATTGATAATCAGATTGTGACTCAAAAGAATCCGGAACTCCAGCAGGCACTCCAGCCGCGATCTCGACCAACAACTCATAGGTGCCAATCGACAGAATATCGCCGTCATTCAAAGGGGTGGGCGTGGGGCCAAGCGCGGCTTTATTGTAATTTAAGAAGGTGCCATTGGTCGAGAAATCAATAACCACAACATTGCCGCCATGATCCTCAATCGCACTGTGGCGTCCCGAAATCACTTTGTCGGGGTCGGGCAAAACGAGGTCGTTTTGATCGGATCGCCCAATCGTCATCGACGCTCCAGACATCCGAAATGGCTGTGCATTGCCCGGAATGGTACCCGTCGATTGAAAATGTAAGATAACGGTCATTGTAGCGGCTATCCCCCCACAAGAACGGTTGGACATCCCGGTCCGGCGACAGCGCCACCGTGAGCCGTTGAATCGCCAATCCGCACAAGGGGTCGCCCACCAACCAAAACAGTCGCGGACCCTTTGATCAGAGCATCAGGCGGGCCCACGCAAACCGCCATATTTCCAAGCGGAGCGGCAGGCATCATTCCGATCAAAACTGTCGGAACCCCGGGCGGCGCAATCGGCCCCCCAACGTGAGGAATCGGCGGAATTCCCGGTGTAACCATCGGGCAAACGTGCATATCAGTAATACGAGCTGCGGGCGTCAAGACGGCATCTCCTGTGTGTCTTTTTGTTTGTTTAACGTAACATTGCCATTGCCGCCACGGGCAATATTCAGCGCTCGGTTGATCAACAATTTCGCCGTCACCGCGATATCCTCGCCCATGCCCATTGCGATAATATTCATCCCAAACGCCGACGACTGAGAGGCCCCCGCAGGCGCTGGGTATTGCGCAAGGTTTCCCGGTCCAAGCGTATCCGCACTAAAGACAACCGCGATTGCGCAATGCACTGTGTCGTCATCCATATCCGCAAGCTCAACGGCCACACGCGCCGCCTCTCTTGTTTCATCCGAGGGGCTACGCACCCATTTTTCCGCCGCCAAAAGGGGGGCTGGAAGGCTTTCAACATCTGGCCCAGCAACATCGCGTGCGGCAAGGCATGCCCACCAGCACCGTTCGCGCGGCGGCAAAGCAACAGACATCAAACGCAAAATATCGATATAGGCTTCCGCGCCGTCGAGTTCCTGTAAAACGGTTGAAACGCTGGCGTTCGCGGGCGCCTTTACTTTGGTACCCAGTTTCGCGTTCGCCATAGCAAGCAATCGCACGGCGGGCTGATTTGGGACTTTCTTGAGGTCGGTGTAATCTGTCGTCATCCTGCGCCTCCCCTAGTTGATGGTGGTCAAACCGCCCTTTAAAACAAGCATCGCATCGCCCTTAACTTGGGTCATCGGCGCTTTG
This Falsihalocynthiibacter arcticus DNA region includes the following protein-coding sequences:
- a CDS encoding PAAR domain-containing protein, with amino-acid sequence MTPAARITDMHVCPMVTPGIPPIPHVGGPIAPPGVPTVLIGMMPAAPLGNMAVCVGPPDALIKGSATVLVGGRPLVRIGDSTAHGGAVAGPGCPTVLVGG
- a CDS encoding DUF6931 family protein: MTTDYTDLKKVPNQPAVRLLAMANAKLGTKVKAPANASVSTVLQELDGAEAYIDILRLMSVALPPRERCWWACLAARDVAGPDVESLPAPLLAAEKWVRSPSDETREAARVAVELADMDDDTVHCAIAVVFSADTLGPGNLAQYPAPAGASQSSAFGMNIIAMGMGEDIAVTAKLLINRALNIARGGNGNVTLNKQKDTQEMPS
- the tagH gene encoding type VI secretion system-associated FHA domain protein TagH; amino-acid sequence: MTVILHFQSTGTIPGNAQPFRMSGASMTIGRSDQNDLVLPDPDKVISGRHSAIEDHGGNVVVIDFSTNGTFLNYNKAALGPTPTPLNDGDILSIGTYELLVEIAAGVPAGVPDSFESQSDYQSAPLTTGAAQIMDVLDDSSGDDFLDDLLGPSTPIQGHQSVIRDQIGDDGLMPPMGDDDDDLMMPRQEENRDQGASISEHSSSLEDSFSASAPASSAIPDDWDLGDLGPIGGSDTQDASPLDPFAVPPVPTPIVEIPEEPLDVAPVAPPPRVEVTLTAQTVATPVATTGDDRAARAFLNALGEGALSCSDDALEETMDRLGKVMRTMILGVREILMTRATIKSEFRINQTMISHGGNNPLKFSVSPEQAIESMVKPTTKGYMDAVAASEQALTDIKAHEVAMMTGMEAALKGVLAKMEPKALVKLIESDRGFRSPLTNKKASYWDGFEHKYQEIVDQAENDFQDLFSNEFAKAYQDQLDRLK